A genomic segment from Antedon mediterranea chromosome 6, ecAntMedi1.1, whole genome shotgun sequence encodes:
- the LOC140051959 gene encoding uncharacterized protein — MYNNETGEEVPTTPQNALVIPLIVLAIILLLLVPINMAVIYYKIFRRRHTYFAKRNASRSLHVDGIYRTSDSSHESNQSAGLLELRVIEPAGQSNTECLDSKQSPLKRKDLSDPTEHSTMDSRFSKIGRVDTDKVEVVNNYWGYKREKQCRHVEPEKANPRTRAKSFPPPRCSTGRRVKHPPKLPVFNLAGDQLTDSLSPVSGVQYFDDIPSSLDQRCTPPFATTLTTIEQTTSSPSCLLVPMNTPVKSISSSTPSCNNTQTTDIDFGASAGVTKHIVSSDSNMNITIHTETDSSFVWDSFDPSYKSRHVDVSYANGAFVPVLRQTQFWV, encoded by the exons ATGTACAACAACGAGACAGGAGAAGAAGTACCTACAACGCCACAGAATGCTCTTGTTATTCCGTTGATTGTTTTAGCTATTATATTACTCCTGTTAGTGCCCATAAATATGGCGGTAATATATTACAAGATATTTAGGCGGAGACATACGTATTTTGCTAAGCGGAATGCCTCAAGAAGTTTGCATGTGGATGGAATATACCGAACGTCTGATTCATCGCACGAATCGAACCAGTCAGCCGGCTTGCTTGAGTTACGTGTTATTGAGCCAGCAGGACAGTCAAATACTGAATGTTTAGATTCTAAACAGTCTCCTTTGAAAAGGAAGGACCTTTCGGATCCAACAGAACATTCTACAATGGACTCACGTTTTTCAAAAATTGGAAGGGTAGACACAGACAAAGTTGAAGTTGTGAATAATTATTGGGGATATAAGCGAGAAAAACAGTGTAGGCATGTAGAACCGGAAAAAGCAAATCCACGAACTCGGGCCAAATCCTTTCCACCACCGAGATGCAGTACAGGTAGGAGAGTTAAGCATCCGCCTAAACTACCCGTATTTAATTTAGCCGGGGATCAGTTGACGGACTCATTATCCCCGGTCAGTGGCGTCCAGTATTTTGACGATATTCCGAGCTCACTTGACCAACGCTGTACACCGCCGTTTGCTACCACGCTTACTACAATAGAG CAAACAACGTCGTCGCCATCTTGCCTTTTAGTTCCAATGAATACACCAGTGAAATCGATCAGTTCATCAACGCCAAGTTGCAACAATACGCAAACTACGGATATAGATTTTGGCGCCAGTGCCGGAGTTACTAAACATATTGTATCGTCTGACTCGAATATGAATATTACCATACATACAGAAACAGATAGTTCATTTGTTTGGGACAGCTTTGACCCATCTTATAAAAGCAGACATGTTGATGTAAGTTATGCGAATGGTGCGTTTGTTCCCGTGCTGCGTCAAACTCAATTTTGGGTATGA